The sequence below is a genomic window from candidate division WOR-3 bacterium.
GCGGCAAAAGGAATGGTTGAAAGAAATGAAGCAAAAAGGCTGTGAAAAGTACTGATATTCAATTCCGAAAGATTATTGAGCAGGTATCTCTTTTTATGGCGTGCCCGTTCTTTCAAATTCGGGAAATACTTTTGAAAATACTCTATAACATCCTCTTCTAATTCACTCTTCGGGTTATTTTCGATCAACAGATTCAAGTATCTTAAAATGCGCTCTTTCATCTCAAAGGCGGCTTCATTGGTAAAGGTGATACCGTATAATGAATCAAGCGGATAATTTCTTTTGTTCAGATAGAGAAAAAGGAACCGCAGCGTAAGGGCGTGGGTTTTACCCGCGCCGGCAGAAGAAATGAGTGCGATGTTGCGTATTCTATCGCTCATAATTCACTCCGCACAAATCTTTAAATAAACAGAAAGTACAATTTTTCTGATCAGTGGTTCGGGAAAAAGGAATTGATTCATCCAGGATTTCACGGATCGTCGGCAGGAGAATCTCTTCTTTGAATTCAGCCAGATATCGAGCGACCGAGTCTTTATCGGTTATTTCGATGATTCTGATGGATTTGGAAATTTCATAATAAGCCAATCCACAAATCATCTCCGGTGATCTGCCGGTTAAGAGTAATGCGTATAAAGGAAGCTGAAATTCCACGAAATCTTCTCCCAATCGGTATTTCTTCTTTTCCGGAACCGTTGTTTTGTAATCGATTATATAATACCTGTCGTCATACATATCAACCCTATCTGTATAACCGTACAACTTAACTTTTATATTACCAATGATCTCCGTATGACTGACGCGTTCTTCCAATATTTGATTGTTGATTCTATACCCTTCTTTGAATCTTGTCACCTCATGTTCCAGGAACTTATCCAATCTCTTGCGGTAAATCTCCAAATCAAAGAACGTCACCTCTGTCGGTTTCTGCGCCAGTTCCCGTCGCAAAACTTCTTGAACCTCTTTATACAACAACTGTTTTGCTTCTTCTAATCGATTCTCTCCCAGCCCTTCAGGAAATCGGTACTTATAAAAATTTCTCAACGCTCCATGCAATATCCTGCCCCATTCGCGCGCACCCGCCTCTTCGATTATTTCCACAGGTTCTTTCAGCGCCGCGACATACTTCAGAAAAAAACGATAGGGACATTCACGATAATCCTTTAAATTCGTCGGTGTCAACCCCCGGCTGGAGATCAAATGATAAAGATGGTTGAGAACATTGCGCTTTTTCTTTACGCTTCCCTCCGGAGTTTTGATTGCTGTATTGTCGAACAAAATCGGTCTCCTATCCACAGGAATGTTATCCTCCTCGAGGAAGTCAATGAATCGGGAGCGGATGTTCCTGTTTTCTTCCTCAATATATGAAAGAAAAACTTCTTTTTCGCTGTTTATCATTTCAGTAAAATAGTAATAATAAAGATTCTCACGCTCTTTATCATAGGGCAGACCGACCTGTCTGCGAACCGACTGGTTTACGAACAAATCTTTTTCACTGTATTTCGGAAAAATACCTTCATTCATCGAAGGGATAATAATACAGTCGAAGTCCAGGTTCCTGGCTTCGAGAAGACCGATCACCTGCACCCCTTTCATCGGGTCTCCGATTAAATTGAATCTTTCATCCTGGATAAGTCGTAAAAGAAACTCAAGGATTCCAAGACCACCCTTAATCATCCCTTCCGGTATACGGAGTTTTGTAAAACGATGAAGAGACTCTAAAAATTCATCTATGTCAGGCGATGCCCTTTTTATGAACTCTTGATTGCAGGAAAGAATCGTATTCAACATCGTTGTAAGATTGTCAACATAATCACTCAGAGAAAGGTCGGCGCTGACCGTCTTGATGCAATATTTAATCAAGTGAATTAAGGGGTCAAAAGTTTCGTCGTATCTCTGATCAGGGATAAAATAATTCTGTTTTTTCTCGACCATAAACTGTATGAATTGATATATTATAGGCCGCAGGGGTTTATCCTGGAACGAGGCGTTTTTGAATAAAGGATGTTTAATCAAAGAAAAAAGTTCTTTATAATGGAATTTTGAATCGACAAAATCCTTCAAATGGTCAAGAAAAGAATAGAGTATCGACTGAGTAAAAGGCAAACCTGCTGAGATATTATATTCGCAGCCTACGGTTTTCAAACTCTCGGCAACGGCGTAAATCATCCCCTCATCCGTGAGAATAACGGCGATACGATGAGGTTCGTATCGTCCTTTTATCTTACGAAGAACCTGCTGCAGATAAAAAGTCTGCTGAAATTCTGTTTCCGTCCTCTTGATATGATAGACCGGTGGCGGCGATTTTTCTTCGGTGATAAATTGAATATCATAATTTCCGTCAGGCACAACGGATTGAAGCATTTTATGATGCAGATAAAAAGGAGACGTCGTATCCACATCTTTATCATCGTTCTTTAAAGAAGTATGAAGAATCAACTCCGCCGGCAGTTCTTGCAATATCCTTTGAATCACCCTGTTCTCCACCGCCGTGGTTGCAACCAATCCTGCTATACCGATATATTTGTAAGCTTTTAAAAACTCGATATTACATTTCTGATGAATCAGGTCATACTTATCAATATCATCGCAATAATCAAGAGCCGACAACTTTTCTCTGTACTTCTGATATACGCTTTTTATTATGAAAAGCTCGTTCTTCACATATCTTTCCGGGTAATGTCCTGAAACAATCTCCTCTTCAAGCCGCTCAAAGCACACAAGTTCCTTTGCAAGTTCATCAAAAAAACCGAGCAGGCGACAGCCGATCGAGATAAATCTCAAAAAAGGTAATTCCTGCCAGAATTCAATCTTTAAAGAATCAATCACCTGTTTCAGAATAAAGTTGCGTTCAATCATATTCAAACGCCTTCCTTTCCTGCCGCCGCAATATTCAAAAATATCCTCCATGATCTCGTCGATCGTTTTCATTGCCGGAGGTATGACAGCGGAGATATTGGAACATTCAAGCAGATACCGTCGGAAATAAAATTTATTGCGCTGGGAAGGAAAGATCAATAAAATTTTTGAAAAATCCGGTGACCAGTCTTTGTATCTTTCCTTGAGATATTCCGCCAGGATACGCAGAAACGGTAACTCAACAGGAATCGCCTTGATTACACTCTTCTCCGGCATATCCTATTATAAATATCATTCCCGAAATGTCAAACCTTATTCAACTTGACAATTTTAAAAATTTATATATTATTATCTAAATGTTCCTGCGTCAATTTTACCTCACCTTCAGCTGCATCACCACCCTCTTCTTTTTAGGACTCCTCTATCTCTACTTTTCCAACAAGCGGGCGAAAGATTTCTTATATGCGAGCCTTCTATTCTTAAGCGGCAGCCTCGTCCTCTTCAGTATGTCTCATCTGAAACTCCGTCCGTCTTCCCATGCCATCATATTCTGGAGTAAACTGCTCTATGCGAGCATCTTCAGTTACATATACACCCTGCCTCACTTCACCCTCTCGATCACCAGAGAAAAAATCAATCGTGGAATTCAAATAGGACTGAATCTGCTGTCCATCCTCTTCATTCTTCTTACATTCTTCACGGATTTTATAATTAAGAACCGCGTGATATACAAAACGGGCATTAAACAAGCTGAACTGTCAAACATCTATCCTTATCTAATCCTGATCGTCCTGGCGATTATTGTATACTTCTATATCCACATATTGAACGCCGCCAGGAAAAAACTCAACAAGAAAGTCTATTATCTTCCGCTGATCATCGGAATGGGAATAGGCATTGCTTCCGGAATCATCGATTTTCTCGGAATCACCGCGGGAAAACCGTTGATCACCGACATTCCAAATCCCTTCATCTTCGGAATATTCATCACTTCTTTATCCTTTGGATGGACATTTCTCTCGCAATACACCTGGGCTTTTACCAATCTCACAAAATCCCAGGAAGAGATTGAAAAGCTTGTTGAAAAATCAAATAGAGACTTTCTGGAATTCGTCCACCTGATCGCCAAAACCCTGGAGGCGAAAGACCACTATACAGCGGGACATTCTCTTCGGGTCATGGACTATGCTACGAAGATCGCCCAGGCGCTCAATCTCCCTGACAAAGAAATAGAATTATTGAAGCAGGCATGCCTGCTCCACGACATCGGAAAAATAAGTATTCCTGACGGGATTTTGAACAAGAAGAAAAATCTTACCAAAAAAGAACGTGAACATATACTGAAACATCCGATCATCGGTAAAAATATTTTAAGTACGGTGAGTGAGTTCAAAGAGATTCTTGATATCATCTACGCCCATCACGAACGGGTGGACGGTAAGGGATATCCGGATGGTAAGACAAAGGATGAGATTCCACTGCTGGCGAGGATTCTTGCGGTCGCTGACACTTACGATGCGATGCGTTCAGAAAGACCGTATCGCCGTGCAAAATCCAAGAAGCAGGCATTGAAAGAATTAAAGCTCGCCCGGGGTTCTCAATTGGATGAGGAAGTCGTCGACATCTTCATAAAGGCACTTTCAACCGCCTGAAAAACAAGATTTCTTAAATCATCATTCCCTGAACGGGCTCTGATTCTGGGCTTCTTCCTCTTTCTTCTTCTCTTCAAGATGTTCTTTTATGATCTTCTCACGGATTTTCCTGTCCCGATTCTGTATGATCAAAGAAATCACCC
It includes:
- a CDS encoding PD-(D/E)XK nuclease family protein — its product is MPEKSVIKAIPVELPFLRILAEYLKERYKDWSPDFSKILLIFPSQRNKFYFRRYLLECSNISAVIPPAMKTIDEIMEDIFEYCGGRKGRRLNMIERNFILKQVIDSLKIEFWQELPFLRFISIGCRLLGFFDELAKELVCFERLEEEIVSGHYPERYVKNELFIIKSVYQKYREKLSALDYCDDIDKYDLIHQKCNIEFLKAYKYIGIAGLVATTAVENRVIQRILQELPAELILHTSLKNDDKDVDTTSPFYLHHKMLQSVVPDGNYDIQFITEEKSPPPVYHIKRTETEFQQTFYLQQVLRKIKGRYEPHRIAVILTDEGMIYAVAESLKTVGCEYNISAGLPFTQSILYSFLDHLKDFVDSKFHYKELFSLIKHPLFKNASFQDKPLRPIIYQFIQFMVEKKQNYFIPDQRYDETFDPLIHLIKYCIKTVSADLSLSDYVDNLTTMLNTILSCNQEFIKRASPDIDEFLESLHRFTKLRIPEGMIKGGLGILEFLLRLIQDERFNLIGDPMKGVQVIGLLEARNLDFDCIIIPSMNEGIFPKYSEKDLFVNQSVRRQVGLPYDKERENLYYYYFTEMINSEKEVFLSYIEEENRNIRSRFIDFLEEDNIPVDRRPILFDNTAIKTPEGSVKKKRNVLNHLYHLISSRGLTPTNLKDYRECPYRFFLKYVAALKEPVEIIEEAGAREWGRILHGALRNFYKYRFPEGLGENRLEEAKQLLYKEVQEVLRRELAQKPTEVTFFDLEIYRKRLDKFLEHEVTRFKEGYRINNQILEERVSHTEIIGNIKVKLYGYTDRVDMYDDRYYIIDYKTTVPEKKKYRLGEDFVEFQLPLYALLLTGRSPEMICGLAYYEISKSIRIIEITDKDSVARYLAEFKEEILLPTIREILDESIPFSRTTDQKNCTFCLFKDLCGVNYER
- a CDS encoding HD-GYP domain-containing protein codes for the protein MFLRQFYLTFSCITTLFFLGLLYLYFSNKRAKDFLYASLLFLSGSLVLFSMSHLKLRPSSHAIIFWSKLLYASIFSYIYTLPHFTLSITREKINRGIQIGLNLLSILFILLTFFTDFIIKNRVIYKTGIKQAELSNIYPYLILIVLAIIVYFYIHILNAARKKLNKKVYYLPLIIGMGIGIASGIIDFLGITAGKPLITDIPNPFIFGIFITSLSFGWTFLSQYTWAFTNLTKSQEEIEKLVEKSNRDFLEFVHLIAKTLEAKDHYTAGHSLRVMDYATKIAQALNLPDKEIELLKQACLLHDIGKISIPDGILNKKKNLTKKEREHILKHPIIGKNILSTVSEFKEILDIIYAHHERVDGKGYPDGKTKDEIPLLARILAVADTYDAMRSERPYRRAKSKKQALKELKLARGSQLDEEVVDIFIKALSTA